The following proteins are encoded in a genomic region of Oncorhynchus gorbuscha isolate QuinsamMale2020 ecotype Even-year linkage group LG11, OgorEven_v1.0, whole genome shotgun sequence:
- the spp1 gene encoding osteopontin, with the protein MKAAIVFALLFATVLCRPVKRSSSSSSESSEEVVKPAPVLRKALVDLTQVASVQNVGAGTASDESSDEDETEGADPTSDPTVDSTSSTDSADSDESKDSTGSTDSDDTEESESGEADTTAAPPTAEPTVEPTLAPTEAPIYDDGRGDSMGYPGDYKKSIYVDTNNIEKGPSPYKYYGKMDEGMYAGKKVSVYDTGLGNEIEKTLTVFKALQVHDLMEEDTSTPEVESQGLDVSSGTAEEPSLRQVHVDEASQDTGPSESPESRGAESLEEEEAESASASASDVTSESTSSASSDGTSESTSASDETDSSNSSEEATATPGAADSDESQESDSNSAEEAATEATIETDAPVVIVA; encoded by the exons ATGAAGGCTGCAATTGTTTTCGCCCTGCTTTTTGCAACGGTCCTCTGTCGCCCGGTGAAACGCTCATCCAGCAGCAGTTCAGAGAGCTCAGAGGAAGTG GTTAAACCAGCTCCGGTGCTTCGGAAAGCCCTAGTAGATCTCACCCAGGTTGCATCTGTACAG AATGTGGGTGCTGGTACAGCATCAGACGAGAGCTCCGACGAAGATGAAACAGAA GGAGCTGATCCTACATCAGACCCAACAGTGGACAGCACATCATCGACAGACAGTGCAGACAGTGACGAAAGCAAGGACAGCACAGGCAGCACAGACAGTGAT GACACAGAGGAGTCAGAGTCCGGGGAGGCAGACACCACCGCTGCCCCACCCACCGCGGAGCCCACTGTTGAGCCCACCCTGGCTCCCACAGAGGCCCCCATCTACGACGACGGACGCGGGGACAGCATGGGCTACCCCGGTGACTACAAGAAGTCCATCTATGTAGATACCAACAACATCGAGAAGGGACCCTCCCCATACAAATATTATGGAAAGATGGACGAGGGCATGTATGCTGGCAAGAAGGTGTCCGTCTATGACACCGGGCTCGGAAACGAGATTGAGAAGACGCTGACCGTGTTCAAG GCCCTGCAGGTGCATGATTTGATGGAAGAGGACACCAGCACCCCCGAGGTGGAGAGCCAGGGTTTGGATGTCTCCAGCGGCACAGCCGAGGAGCCCAGCCTGCGCCAAGTGCATGTCGATGAAGCCAGCCAGGACACTGGTCCCTCTGAGAGCCCCGAGAGCCGAGGAGCTGAGAgcctggaggaggaagaggcagagagtgCCAGCGCTAGCGCCAGTGATGTGACTAGTGAGAGCACCAGTAGCGCTAGCAGCGACGGCACCAGCGAGAGCACGAGCGCCAGTGATGAGActgacagcagcaacagcagtgaGGAGGCTACAGCCACGCCCGGGGCGGCAGACAGCGACGAGAGCCAGGAGAGTGACAGCAACTCGGCTGAGGAGGCGGCCACAGAGGCTACCATAGAGACCGACGCTCCCGTTGTCATAGTTGCCTAG